The genomic DNA CATCGTTATCGACGTCAAAGGTACAAGCCAAGCCAAGACGAGGCCCATCGCTACTGATGCCAGTTTCTCCACCGACAGAAAAAAACACACAGCCGCCTCGAAATCACTCGTGCCGATCCCGGGGTGCTTGGCCACCACCGGCCAGTCCCCGGCTGCAGTCCAGGGAGAGCCATGTCTGTTTGGGACATCGAAGTCGAGGAAGCCTCGTCGGAGGTCGCCCACGGTCCTTGGTATCTGCTGGAGAAGGACACAGACGGAGCTTCGTCAGAGGATGCCGAGACAGGGAAGCTGCTCAAGGACAGCGAGGACGACAGCGAGGACGAAGAAAAACTTGATTTCTTCAAGCGCGTGGGCGGCGGCGAACGGAGCAGAAGTCGTGACGTCGAGAGCTTCCAGCGGTCTCCGCAACGCGGAGACAAACGCAGCGGTCGCCGCCACAGCCTGCTGGAGCTCGCCTACGACGTTGCTCCTGAGCTCTTGCGCTGCGCTTTCGAAGCCGGGGTGAGAGCCGAGGCGTTTAAGCCACGCCATGGGCGAACGAGGCGGGGCGAGACAAGAGCACTCCTGCTGGAGTGCCATTAGGCGTCCGAAGCTCCGAGCGTCGCAATACCCTTGCTTTGATCAGGGATGTATTGCGGTCTGTGCGATTGCAATTTAAAGGTGGCGACAAACCGGAAAGACCGCGCTGGAACGAGGGCGGGCTCAGCCTGGAACCAGAGTTTTGACAGTAGGACCTGTCTTTGTCAGAGACTTTACGGACACAGCTCCCCTTGGCGAAGTGTTGGCACCAGGCTGAAGCTTTAGTAGGCCCACTGCTCAACACTTCGTTTTCATTTTCTTGCaactttcttaaaaaaaaaagaaaacgcacagaaTGTCACTCGCTATTAGAGCGCACGTATTGCGTGCTACGGAGTAAACGCGACAGCGTAGCTCGGGAGCTGTGTGTGTCGAAGGTATGTTACATGCGAACGTCATCCAAAGAGTGAACTGGCTAGTGGGCTTTACACTTTGAGAAATATGGGGAAATGTCGCAGCCGTCACAGGTAGACCATGTAACATCGCCGTAGTGAACGCGTCAGAGTGCTTTAGAGCCAGAGCGCTGGAGGCCTATTTTTTTCCCTAACGTACACCGCAGTCCTATCGCCCCCTGTAGTTCCCGCCGACTCTTCAGTGTTCTACGAGATTATTATACAGGAATCGCAGTCGCAGCTGTTTGTGTGAGCATCCAAGGCTGTTTAGCCAGCACTGTAGTGATGGCTAatgtgcgcatttttttttttaccttgcggtGCGTAATGTCGgctgctatttttttctttctcgtatACCGACATGACTGAATAATTTGCTACACCAAggtattttttctcctttttctttgcaGGGATGAGTTTGACAGTCGAGTGCTATCTTTTGACTGACTGTTCTGCATATGTCAGCAAATATAAAATTGTAATATACAAAACAATATTGTATGCGTGGTTTGTATTGCCAGGTGACTGGGCATAGCCAAGTCACCGCTGAGATGAAACACTTTATCAGCCGTTAACTTTCTGGACGGTTGCAAATCTTCGCGTGCAAGTTGCCATGTGAAACAGGTAAACTTACTTGTATTGTCGCTGCTTTTCTCAGCGCCGTCAGGATGTTTGCGCGGCAAATTACTGTCACTTCCGCCAAGTTTAAAACTATGGGTAAATTCACCAATGGGCTTTAAACTTTCTGCGCATACCGTCCCTGGTCTATAAACAACATACATAAAAATGAAGGATTACCCTATATGCGCACTCAGCTCCtaatcatacctgccaacctttACGAATCTTGTAAAATGCCATATTTCTAGAGCTTGCTCACGACTGTCGTAATGACACCAATATTGTTTTATTTGGGTTAAATTTTGGGCAAGACTAATTTATAAAGAATTCAAATGAGGTAGCCGACCAATATTTTAGAGTCAGTTTTTTCGAACACGCTCGATTATTAGGACCTACCCGCAGTTCTGCCAGACACTCCACAGAAACTACCTACAACTGCACCGTAATTTTCGGCCACTCATTGCACGAATATTTCATTAATAAGCTTGATGAATATTTGTTTATCCGCGGAGCAGATGATTCGAGCTTCGCAGAGTGCGTGTCCATAGATTGCTTACAAAACCGAGTCTGATTCAGTTTCAGTATTTTGTTATTCTGGGCTTCGACTGCAGTATTTTGTCAGAACGTAACGTGGACAGGTCTGCTTGGTTTAACAGAAcactggcaagaaaaaaaaatgtcaacacTGCTTATAGATGGCGCCGCGAATCCAAGGCCCCCTACGTACGTGAGCTTGCAGCGAGCTTGGACCATGCGTGCAGTATGTGTACCTCCTCACTTGGCTCGTGGAGGAAACGCCGAGTGAGGATTGGGCCCTCCCCCAAATGCTGTCCGGCGTCGAGATCCCGGTGGTGATCCTGTCGAGGGCCCACCTGTACGTCGTCACGGCTCGGCTCATGTCCTGGTCGGTGGCCAAGCTCCGCGCCATCGAGGAGGGCGTGGCCAGCTGTACGCTGTTCCTGCTCGTGCTGCTGCTCGCGGTGCTTCTGCTCAGCGCCGGGAGCGCCCACGTGCTCTTGCTGGTGCAAGGCATGAAGGTGAGATCCGTTGCGGAGTCGCTTTCGCCCTGATTTGCGCAGCTAGAAGCATGGCAACTTTCGCGACGGTCGCCCTCTGACAGTGAGCAACGTGCTTAGACCGTGGTCGCGCCCTAAGAAGACGAGTCGTGCCGTGTGTGCCCTTTGCGACTTCTCAGTAGGACAGCGATACCATGGAGTGCCCCCGAGTACCAGGTTGCCGTTGAAAATGGTACTTCATTACTCTAACGAAGAATCTTTTCAGTCTATAGGGGCCATGTTACCGACGATTTTGCAATCGATTTTGTTACCGCTATTGCAATCAGGGGATTGTGGTCAGTCTCTGCAGCCACCTAGTGATCCTAAGCGAAGCGGTGAAATTGCTCCAAGTTGAACGTTGCACCCAGAGCTTCTTTTTGAATATGCGAGTGCCTTTCTTCAATACAAGGCAGTGTCCTTGAGGCATACGCATCCGGCCGGCCATCCAGCAGCATGATTTCGTAAAACAGCTGTCCCAATACCATATTGCGAGGCATCTGAGGACATTCTTGAAGGCTTCTTGAGTCAGAAATGCCAGGATGAGACGCCTGTATACCAGATTTAAGTACATACCACTCAGATTCGTGGGCTGCTGTCCACCCAAAGATGGCGTCACCCCGAATAACATCTGTGATCTATATTTTCTCTGCAGATAAGTTGGATACACACTCCTCTCAATAGTTGATAGACACCAACCAGCTCTGCACTTAGGTCTTGGAGGTTAGTTCGGATGTTCGAACATCGGCCAGTCTGGCCTACGTACACTTTGTCACATATAAATACAGCGAAGCGCATTCGTTTCAGCGAGTAAAGAAATAGGCGACGCTTAacacatcacttttttttttcaggaggcaTTTCAAGACGTAAAAAAAATTCACTAGCGAGAACGGTACATACTTGATAAACGCTATCACATTACAAGTTCTCAAGGTGCTTTGCCATCCCGTTCTCTTGCCTGGTTCTATTCGCAGGGGCTGCTCGGGCGCTTGGCTATGACGGCGTGGCTCTCGACCTACGAAGGCTGCAACAAGTACCTCGTCTGCCGGCCGCACAAGCGGGACCCGAAGACCTGCACGCTTCCCACGTGGTGCCGCGTGTCCCGTAACAGCACGACCAGCGACGCGCTCTGGATCGATGCCTTCGTGTACGAGGCGCTTGCCATGTCAGATCAAGGCCAGCTGATCCAGGTGCGAAAAGCCGTGTCGTCTGTTTCGAAAACGAAGGGTGCGCAGACATGAGGAAAGAAGGAAACGGGTTACCACTTGCAGAATATCGAGTTACCGAGGTGCTCTGCGCCAGCAAACACAGGTAGCGACGTCCTGTGAGGAACTGCTTAACCAGAGGGCACGCATGGCTAATACAACAGTGACTGGTCATATTCCGCTTAAGTGCTGGTGCAATGCGTCGATTGCTGCGTGATCGCTAATGTGCAGTTCCTTTATGACTTCTTTTTTGGTGATATCACTCGCAACGCAAAAATGCTTCAAATGTACTGTAGATGGACAAAGCGCCACAGGATGTCGTTACCGGCTTCACCATGACTCATCATCATTGCCTGCCGTCCACTGCTCAAGCAACCTGGTAACCCGTAAATCATTCGAAGCTTACGGACAAGCTAAATCTCTCTAATGTCCCTAAAGCCTCGAGAAACTTCCGGTGGCGTTTCCTATCGGcctgcttcgaaaaaaaaaagaaaacgtatttTCAAGTTGGTTCGGCGTACGGGAGGCGTCTCTTTACGcttcaaataaaataaatgaatgtgATGGTTCCAAATGCACGTACATAAATAATTACCTGTGTAACTCGCTGCGAGATTGATGCGCAAAATTGTGATTATCTGCAAGAAAATGCACCGCAGTGTCGCCCGAACGGCGAAGCACTGATAACGGTAGCAAAGTATCTGACAACTATACAAAGTCAGGTTCGTTGTTTAATTGGCCGCATGAATTGCTGGGGGCAGGGATGTCGCCTGGCGATGTTGACTGGGGCTGAAGAGCCGGGGCGTCGTTGCTGACTACTGTAGTGTTCATTTCGTTTCCATTGCGTGAGCTTGCTACGTCTGGGTCACCaagctataggggcgcgaaatgcgtccgctatagacagacgcgcgcagagagaagaggacgaactttgagagcgaccggcgagcagccgagcgccggtgaaactgaaactttattgtacgtgacttccacgccgaggaggtcggcgccgcgaacataaacatcggctcgttgtgcagacgctcacggcggcggcggcggcggcggcggaatcggatccactacactTATTCCTTggttaaattaacaagcatcgtttcacgcgcgcacaggtaatcATGAACAG from Dermacentor albipictus isolate Rhodes 1998 colony chromosome 7, USDA_Dalb.pri_finalv2, whole genome shotgun sequence includes the following:
- the LOC135904391 gene encoding uncharacterized protein translates to MSVWDIEVEEASSEVAHGPWYLLEKDTDGASSEDAETGKLLKDSEDDSEDEEKLDFFKRVGGGERSRSRDVESFQRSPQRGDKRSGRRHSLLELAYDVAPELLRCAFEAGYVYLLTWLVEETPSEDWALPQMLSGVEIPVVILSRAHLYVVTARLMSWSVAKLRAIEEGVASCTLFLLVLLLAVLLLSAGSAHVLLLVQGMKGLLGRLAMTAWLSTYEGCNKYLVCRPHKRDPKTCTLPTWCRVSRNSTTSDALWIDAFVYEALAMSDQGQLIQAIKEMHGESLEHFARLYAFATCAWAYALVAATWAAAKMQMTMYADVISAWRVFVRHAQRQLDVHATRTDALRTAAALRSIVYGKPTRPEPILIRVPSPPCGWLLW